Within the Mastacembelus armatus chromosome 23, fMasArm1.2, whole genome shotgun sequence genome, the region TTTTCTATAAATGGTAACACAAAGCTCTATACAACTGTGTATGTAGCAGTTCATAGCCTACCATACAGTTATGATTTAACAGTTCACTAATTAATATTCATCGGATTGATCGCAGCAGTAACATGCTGTCTTATATTCCAGATGTGAGGATGTGACATTATGTTTGAATAACTACAAGGCCCATGCAAATTACACAAGCTGCTATTCTTCTAAATAACATTGAACATTCAACAGCATATGACAATCTTACAAAGATTAACAACAACTTAAGTCTAACATGGACACATCGTCAACTTAGAGATTCAATTACAATACAAAGTACATTCAAGCAAAAGCTGCCATGTGCAATTTCTAACAAATTATGTGCAAAAAGGTAACTTGGTGACTCCACAATATTGCAATATGGGGGCATGTTACGCAGAGTTCTTTGGACTAAGGCATATAGTGATGCAGTAAAATATTTGGTCAATGACAGATGTATAATTTTCACTTTGCCCTCTAGTCAAATCAAACTCCTGAGGAGCATCAACAGCACAGAAACTGCTCAGTAATATAATCCCCCTGTGCCTGCTCAGGCCTTAAAAAACACCAGTCCCTTAAATCTGCACAATAAAGTATTTGAAGTAGCATTTTAAGCATCATGGCAAATGCTGGCTAAATGCTAAAGCACTAACTGGAGTTTTCAAAGCCATAAATGGATAAATGCCAAATCCAAAaatcagcaacagcaacaaatacaaactgaaAGACTTAAAGGgattgttcatttttgttgaaTGGGGTCTACAAGGGAATGAACAGGAAAAAATAGTTTACACATGTTGTAACTGACACACATCAAACAGGACTGTAGTGATATTAAGCTGATTGCTTCATTGTTTGTTATTAAATCTTTCAGAGTATTTTGAGAAATgaacttatttgctttctttccaACATTTAGATGAGAAGATTCAACTTCAAGTGAGTTTTAGAAGTACTAGTAGTTGGATTTGTTATGCTAAGCTACGCAGCTTCTCGTTGCAGCTACATTTTATCTGGAAAGATATAAGAGTGCtatcagtcttctcatctaactcttgtCGGGAAACAATATAAGCACAATCctcaaattaaaattaaaaatatttgtctggTCCCCCAAGATCTGGTTGTCAGCATTTGGTCTTGTCTGTGGAAGAGTAGACGTAAGTGCACTTTGGGGACGGAAAGGACACTTTCAAATCTGTGGGAATGTGTAAGACGTAAAGAATAAGATGTGTCACCAAGAAGTGCCTGATCAGTACAAGCGTGTTTTAACCAGTTGTGTACTTACGACTGAATTGCATCTGCTGCTTAGGTTTTGAGCTAAAGGAATCAAAAAAGAAATCCCTCCTTCATAACATGAGAAATCTTCAGACtgctacatacagtatttctaaATAATAAAACCCCCAAACCTCAAAGCAAATTAAGTAATATACTGCAAACTGAATATTCTTCATGACTATACTGTACACAGAACTCTCCCTTCAAACGCCTGCACAGGAACAAACATTGTGCTTCAGTCATCTTGATTCTAACAACCACTCTATATATGTTGTCTAATAAAAAACTAGTTATAGATGTATGGAGGCTAGTTCTGGGGTAAATTTTGATGTGTCACAGAGCAGATTTGCCCAGATCACTCACTGATCTTTGTTCTCCTCTCACCAGGTTATGGAAACACCACTCAGTGGGAACATGGTCTAACTCTGGTATTCAAAAACGACTAGGGACGAGTTCAAGACGACACACATTATGACTCAAGAACTGTAGTGGTcctgaaagaacaaacaaacaaaaaaagacaaccacatttttaagaaaatggaTTTGAGCAAAATGTAGACATATGTTGGCTTATAATAAGTGTTACCAACCTGAATTGAGTTAACTACCCCACTGGCCATAACGGAGAGTTTCCCCGCGACTGAGCGCACCCCAAGCTTGAGCTGGGACATGTCAGGAGCACTGGGCAGTACGTTGGTCAGACGGTAAGAACTGGCTGTGAACAAACAGACGTCCGAGTTATATAACGTTTAGTGAATGAAATCAGAAGAACATGCAGCCCTATTTACAGTAATAATGTAGGGGCTGGGATCAtactacatacatacacatacagttaCAATGGTGTATGTATCAATAACACAAGTTTAAATACTAAGTAAGTGATATACTCAGTTGTTTTGGCAAAGGCAACAATGGTGCAGTAGTGTCTTACTGGTCTGTTTCTTTGGATCGTCAAAAAGGTCTGCTGAGCTTATAGAGGCATTTCCAGAAAGTCTTTCCAGTCTGGTTTTGGCCTCATACTGAAGAGAAAAAGTGCAGAacacataaatatgtttttatgttttagcaCACAGACTTCCATaaagaaaaactacaacaaCACATTTTCAAGAAAGATTCTACTCCATAATATCAACTTCTACAGGGCAGTACCCTTCAAATGTCCATGTGAGTACAGTTTTACTCACAGTACATATTAACTATTTAATATAATGTTAGGGTAGGATGCATGTGGTGATTATGTACTTCAGAGTTGTCATGTTTTCCAAAGTACATATCCGAAGAGATGGCTTTGACATcatttccaaactttttccgAGCTTCTCCTGTGTCCAAGACTGGTACTGATTCTGGTTTTCTTCTGGATGTGGGCCTGATaacaaataattcaaaatgaaaagctAAGACAGATGAACAATAACTGGATAATGTGCAATCACACATTGATTTGGATACTAtcaaacaacaacagtaaaTTGTTCAGGGCAAACTGAACTTTACAGTGATGACAACAGGTCAGAACACACAATATCCTACCTCTCATCTAGTCGAGATATAGCAGAGGACAGGTAGATGTCCGGCTCTGGTTTCTTGCTCTCCTTCATCCAGCCCCCACTATCACTTCCATCACCCCACCGTGAAGAGAAACTATCTGAGGTTTCCGTTTGATCCTCGAACCGGGACAAGAGCCTAAACAAAAGCAAGTCAGAATAATGTCAGGTGAACAAAAGATTTTAATTGAGCTCTCATCATCAACAACTCTGTAAAAGGTAGattttctgtcttcatctgACCTGGAGCTGAACCCTTCATCATCGTCATCCTCAGTGAACCGTCGTCCTTTTGTGGTCTTGCCCCCCAGTGGATTTTCCTGCTGGATGATGTGCATGTCTGTTGTCACAGAGTGAGAAACTCCACTACAGAGAAGAGCAGACACAGAGCAATAGTGAGAGGAAGGAACTAATTCTGAAGGATCACTAGTATTTCTCTTTACAATCACACCGCCCTACCTCCTGATGCCTAGACCCATGCCCAGTCTCTCGGCTTGCTCCTTCTTCTTCCCGTCTAATCCCTTCAGCTTCTGCTCCTCTagtttcctctgctgctctaGATCTTTATACGCCAGCCGCAGAGATGGAGCactgagaggaggaagaaggtagacaaatgaaaaacagcaggtgACAGAAGCAGGTGAATTAAAAGCAGCATCTGGGTCTTGTAATAACTAGGTTTCTGTTGGAAACTTTATGAGTAAATACATGACCACTAAAAAATGACAGCATACAGGAGTGTgaataaacacatataaaaaatataggTACACACATGGATTCCTCAGGCTGAATATTCTTCTTGGTGCTTACAACGCTGTCTTCTTTCTCTCGGAGCTTGTCGGCAGCTTGAGCTTTTTTCTCCAGCTCTGAGAAACTCTGGCTGCTAACCTTCTGAGCCCCCAGTCCACCCTTCTTAGAAGCCAACTGCAATTCCacacattttacagatttacaaATTGGACCTTGAATGCACCACCCATGCTCATTCTGTccaatcacaaatacacaatagaTTACAGTAAGTCCACTTTTAAATACTGCTTTGTACATACTGTTTTCTTGGCAACTGGCTTCTTTTTGAGAAGAGTGGACGGCTCTGGAAAGATTGAAGAACAATAAAGTTACATTTTTCACAGCTCAGCAAATTTGATACAAAAATAAGAATCCTAAACATGAAGAATATAAATCAACCTGGATTTGCTTTTGGAGAAACACTCAGCATTTCCACACTTGGACCTTCCTCTGCATTACCTGGGATCATTGTATGTATATATGAGGAACCATATAAATAGTACTGGGTTAAATACAAATAGTGCATGTTTGAATTTTGTAGACTTTCTCTATGTTACATTGCTGAGGAGAAACAGTGCCTACCATTTTTATCTCCCTCTTTATCTGGAGTTAAAGGCTGAGAGCTGAGACTCGATTTGGCCACATTCAGATTTTCAGGACCCGTCTGCGCATGAAGGAGACACACATGGTGAAATTAACAACCCacgaaaacaaacacatacacagataaacacacaactGGGCAAAGCAAGCACATGCCTTTACCTGTGAATGCAGACTGAAGAAATCCACCTGTTTGTCATCTGGTGATGTTGGAGAGAGAGGGGCCTGACTGTCAAGCCATAACTGTGGAGCGGAAGAGCAGCAAAACGGATTTAAATTTCTGTGCAATTCAAGACATATTTTTAGGAAAGTGTGATAAACGAAGACACATTACACTGGAAGCCACAGTATGCTTTATTTCTCGGCTCCAGATTTCTTTCACTGTGTGGAGCAAGAGTCAAGTGTATTTGCACAGTAAACCAACATGTCTCATTACCTCAGTGCCATAACGTCTGGTGGCTTGTGTGGCTAAAGTCTTTATCTTCTCCCTGTACAGCTGAGCAGCCCGGCTGTTGTACTTGGTATTGGCAGCACTGGCTGTGCACCCATGTTGATTAAAAAATGCAATCTGGACGATCAAACCAGACACGGAGAAGCAAACAGTAGTCATCAAGTTAAATCAAGTGGGTGTCACATAAGTCTGGGATTACAATCTGTTGCTCGTGCACTTAACTACTCACCGCACTGGCATTGCCTCCCACTTGCATACATCTAAGCTGGAACCAAGACCAATTAAAATCCAGCTCAGTAGACCTATGACACAAAAAGGAATGTTTTTGTGTCCTCATCACTAGATTATTGTTATGAATTATATGACAAGAAGTTAAGGTTTGTCGGCAGATGGTTCAAAATCCTGAAACTCATTTTCCCTAAGTTCTAACAAAGATAAAGCTCAGCGAGCACTGGACTCCAGTGAAACTCTCCACCACCAACCGttctcttttgtgtttgttctgttccGTATGGTTCATATTTggcacaaaatgttttcattaggaAGCGGTCAGTAACTATTTGTGTGCCATATATGAATAAACCCAGAATTACCTGATAAAGCTCAGATGCACCCCCAGAGACCTGTGAGTCCCAGAGCAGTCTATGCACAGGAATACACCATAGGTGATACTGGCCCAACTGGGGTTCTTCGCTGCACAGTCAAAGCAAACCTAAGAGACAGGGAGGAAAGCTGACACATCACAATGAAGCTTTAAATGAGCTCACTCATATGTCAAGATCATAAGCCTAAAATCAATATCGGCTACGTGGAAGTCGCTGATGCAAACAGCTGTTGAAATGAACCCTTCCTGACATACcagttttatttgtgattaCCATTCAATCGTCGTGTTCACTACtgtcatacatttttttaaaagtgggCCGGAAGCATAGAGGAAGTTTAAAGCAAACTGAGTTCAAGCCTAAACAAACAGGGCTAGTCCCAGCTGTCAAACTGTGGGTAGCTAGCTAGGCTTCCAGCCACCTGGCTAACGTTACGTCTGGGTACAGTTCACAAGTTTTAGTCTCTCCCAAATGAAACTAAACCACAAATAACGCGTTTCAACACACCCGAGTGATTTTCAACACGGTTGTTATCGGATAACTGTTAAAAGAAGCGGGTAAAACAGAGCTAGCCTCGGCGCCTCTCAAAGTGCGACGTGTCAGATATTTAGTTCAGCCGACTTCCTGAAGAGTCGAATGCCTGTGGTTGAGAAAAGTCTCACCTTATTGGTAGGAATGGCTCGAAGTCGCTTAAAAATAGCAGAAATGTCATGTTTGCTGGGCTCCGACATGGTTCCGACTGTTGGTAACACCTGGTGGTTAAAGAAGTGTCATGAAAACAGCGGTTTTTCCTCAATAACAACCGAACACGACACGTCAGTAGGAGAACGTCAGAGTCGGGCGCTGATTGGCTAAAACTGACCCGTGGTTATGTTATTGTAGGAAGGGCTTCTGGGTAATGTCGTTTCCTTGTCCATCTGTCTCTCCAGCCGTCTTTTAAACAGTGTGGAAAGAGTATTTCTTTcgtttatatatttatgtacatTTCACATTTGGATAGGTCCATGTATATGACATAACGAAGCATTTACAGCCTGGGCTTATTTACAATGCCTATTTCAACATGAgcctttaaaatacacaaaactcACCAGTAAAATGTATATACAACAGTAAAAAACTCAAAACActactattaccatatatgttCTGTCAGATACATAAATATATTCAAGACTTTTTAAGAATCACACACTCAATTCAAACTAATTGTAGGTCAACTAGACATCCTGACATAAGTGAAATCAAACAAACATGAGAAATATCAGCACTCAAGAAATTTTTTCCCAATAAACTCTTTTATTAGGTTGTGGGACAACATTTACCAACTTTACTGTGCAAGTACAGCTGTTGTTGAGTGTTAGCAACAGCATGCCCTGAAAACATAGTGAATCATCTCCTTTCTTGCTATTATTAGAGGACAACAGAAATCATGTTCCTGCTGTGCTGCCGTTAAAGGCATcaattttttcttatttcatcaATTTATGAAATAATTAATTTACTATCGGCTTGCACAACATAAAAGTCTGCAGTTCATCTCTGAAAAATGAAGGTCAACAGAatacttgatcaaaatgtatATGGAGATTATGAAATCGGGTATATTCATTCATGTCataagagaaaaataattattcCTAGAATTAGCTGATAATCTCAATGACTAAGGGCCTctgtgaagggaaaaaaaaaaaaatatttacaaataagatAACTGATTCAAGggatatttttccatttaacaTTCAATTAATGTACAAAGTGATTCTCAGTCACAGCATTGTAACAAGAGTAGAACAAAAAGCACTTGTGGCATAAATTAACAATCATCAGTTTCCAGCTACATATTTGACAGCTGATCTCGATGCTTAATTTGCTCTATGTTCAAACTAGGCTATTTACATGCACATATGCAATACTATACTTGGCTGTGGGTTTATTGCTATAATGTGTTATATATTttcaaatgacaataaaatactCTCCCATAACTTTATATTTGACAAGTGAGAgaactaaaaaataaagattcaaGATAAACCattgtgaaaatatttcagtgttgtaTAAAAACCCATATAGTATTACAATCTACAATCAACGTAGAGAGATGTATGAGGGTCCAGGACAGTTCATGCTATATGTGAGTCAGCGGTTGCAAAAACGCAACACTGGAAAAGTGAAGAATCACTATGCAAGAAAATACAATCAGTGAATTTACATTCAATTGCAGTGACTAGAAGAAACTTACCCACTGTGAATTAAATGAGACTTTGATAAGTCTCGACTGGTATTAATCACAAAATAACCAGAACAGTTTTATTAACTAAATGGAAGAACAAATCCCTGAAAGGATTGACAGAATAACATAAGCACTAATGTAAATCAAGTTAAATCTGACACCGTTTTGTTCAAAATATTTGTTGACTAAATTCGAACAGGCAGAAATGGATAATCCTTATAAAATGGGTCATCTTAATTAATCCATATGATGGCTTGCATCACAAGATGATCTGTCAGACTGTCATCCCAGTGTTTTCAACAATGTATAAATTCACAAATAAAGTTCACTGATTCTTATGTAATATATTCTTGAAAAGCTAACCTTTTTGTAACAGTTTAAATGGGATTCTAAGTAACATAtcttacactgacagaaattttttttttgtgatctTCCCCACCTGGTAACTTGTGGTTTTTTTCCAACTTAGTACTTAGTTTTTATGAAGGTCAAAGCAACAATAAATCAAGAGGtccttctcctgctcctgtTCAGTCTTCATTACCAGGGAGAAAAgggataaaaaaataataagaagGCCGGTCTTTATTGTTTTCAGCTACACTGTCATTTCACACACCTCACTTCCTTCTTtcttcacatttatttcatctGTGATCATTCATTTACTGGATGTCTTCTACATAATTAGCAGGATAGAGACCTGCTTGTCCGTCTTTGAGCCGACCTTTGCACCAACCCTGATCATCTTCCTCACCAATTTTGGTAAATTCatctcctaaaaaaaaaaaaaaaaagaaagaagggatTAATAAACGTATTTCTAAAACTGAATGGCACCTGACAGACCTGTATCTTTTGGGTCTGTCCCTCCTCCACCATCCTGCTATGTACCTGCTTTGAAGCTGAGCTCATCCTGCTCCTGTCCTTCATAGTCATAAAGGGCTCTAACTGGTACAGATACAACCGGAGAAGAGGATTCATCTTCAAATGGATTCCCATCACCGTTGGCAGAAAAAGGATTACCACCTGTGTCGTCATCTGACCAGTCTGGAGTCTTCTCCACACTGCTAGCACTAGATAGACAAAAAACAGCCACTtaggaaatgttttttcatgCTTATGTCAGGGCTGTACACATTGACGGGCAACCCAGCATGCTaggcaaaagcagaaaaagagtcaaaaacagaaaagccagaaaaataaatacaacaccAGGTacagtcaaaacacaaaaaaagcccAAATGTTTTCTTCTAATCCATTGGCAGCTTTGTGACTTATCGTCAAGACATCCAACTTTCAGTTCTGAATAAGTGGGAAACGTGTTTGTATGGCATCAATGGTACAAAGCAAGTGTTTGGTTCAGGCactataataaattatttaaggTCACTTTGGTGCCACTTTAAGACCATAAGCTTCAAGTGAAAGTGCACATGATGCTAAGTTAAGGCTATGCAACAAAACATTACATGGACATATCAAAAGGCacatgaaaaatacagtaaCAAGCAAATCATTGTTGTGAATACATGATTGAAGTTTAACCTTAACGGCCAACAGAGGGAGCCACCTAAACACCACAGAGAACTCAGCTCTGATGGAGACCAAggttgaaaaacacaacaaagcatACACACAATTTACAGTCAGATCTGGTCACAGGTGCAAATCTACTGCTGACAGTGGTTTACTTTATCTTTTTCTGCCAATAAAGAAATATGTAAGTTAATTTACACCAACAAAAAAGCAGATctgactgtaaaacaaacatacagttttTGATTTATCACTGCAGACACATGCGCCTCCATGCGCATGACATGTAATGTTCTACAAGACATGGCAATGTTAGGAGTGAAGGACAGACACACATTGGCTTTGTGTGCAATGCATCCCAGCAACCATGCAGAGCAACAACAGCCTGCCACCttcaggagagagagagagagagagagatatacACAGACGAAGGCAGCAAGTAACTAAGACAAAGTCATGGCAGGAGATGAGGCATAAATAGTGATCCGtggagcaaagacagaaaaagaaaggtgGGCAGAATGTTTTCGCCTGTTCACCAACGTTTTAATTTCCTCTTTATTCACACTGTTGTGGTTGACTGTGGTCTGCTGCTCCGTGGCCATTTCgtcttcctcatcctcatcctcctcaaaGGGGTTTGAGCCCACTGGTGCTGTTTTACTGGGAACAGTCAGGCTGACAACATGGGACACAGTGAGAGATGGGTTGTTGACACgaacacacagaaatactcaCTGAGACAGACCTGTCGTGGACACGGTCTGAGCATGGCTCTGTTTGACATTCTGAGCTATGAGAACAGGAATATATAGTGATGCAACAGATATATATGAATTGATGACACAACATATGAGTTTAAATGTTCTACTGGCCATTCACTGAACAACTCACAACAAAGTAACTGTAGCTTAGCAAACACAGATGATGGCAAACAGTTAATTGTGAAGTTGTTATAAATATAGATGAGGCAGTGATTATTATATTGCTATGTAATAATACATGTTATTGTTGgaagacaaaacaatgaaaagacacCATGACAGTAACTTTCCATATGTTCTACTTGAATATTTCCACTTCAACCCACAGGCTTTTGCGCCTCATAATTAATATGATCCTATAAAATCATTATGAAGGCCCATCACA harbors:
- the arfgap3 gene encoding ADP-ribosylation factor GTPase-activating protein 3 isoform X1; this encodes MSEPSKHDISAIFKRLRAIPTNKVCFDCAAKNPSWASITYGVFLCIDCSGTHRSLGVHLSFIRSTELDFNWSWFQLRCMQVGGNASAIAFFNQHGCTASAANTKYNSRAAQLYREKIKTLATQATRRYGTELWLDSQAPLSPTSPDDKQVDFFSLHSQTGPENLNVAKSSLSSQPLTPDKEGDKNGNAEEGPSVEMLSVSPKANPEPSTLLKKKPVAKKTLASKKGGLGAQKVSSQSFSELEKKAQAADKLREKEDSVVSTKKNIQPEESIAPSLRLAYKDLEQQRKLEEQKLKGLDGKKKEQAERLGMGLGIRSGVSHSVTTDMHIIQQENPLGGKTTKGRRFTEDDDDEGFSSRLLSRFEDQTETSDSFSSRWGDGSDSGGWMKESKKPEPDIYLSSAISRLDERPTSRRKPESVPVLDTGEARKKFGNDVKAISSDMYFGKHDNSEYEAKTRLERLSGNASISSADLFDDPKKQTTSSYRLTNVLPSAPDMSQLKLGVRSVAGKLSVMASGVVNSIQDHYSS
- the arfgap3 gene encoding ADP-ribosylation factor GTPase-activating protein 3 isoform X2, which gives rise to MSEPSKHDISAIFKRLRAIPTNKVCFDCAAKNPSWASITYGVFLCIDCSGTHRSLGVHLSFIRSTELDFNWSWFQLRCMQVGGNASAIAFFNQHGCTASAANTKYNSRAAQLYREKIKTLATQATRRYGTELWLDSQAPLSPTSPDDKQVDFFSLHSQTGPENLNVAKSSLSSQPLTPDKEGDKNEPSTLLKKKPVAKKTLASKKGGLGAQKVSSQSFSELEKKAQAADKLREKEDSVVSTKKNIQPEESIAPSLRLAYKDLEQQRKLEEQKLKGLDGKKKEQAERLGMGLGIRSGVSHSVTTDMHIIQQENPLGGKTTKGRRFTEDDDDEGFSSRLLSRFEDQTETSDSFSSRWGDGSDSGGWMKESKKPEPDIYLSSAISRLDERPTSRRKPESVPVLDTGEARKKFGNDVKAISSDMYFGKHDNSEYEAKTRLERLSGNASISSADLFDDPKKQTTSSYRLTNVLPSAPDMSQLKLGVRSVAGKLSVMASGVVNSIQDHYSS